Proteins found in one Vallitalea guaymasensis genomic segment:
- a CDS encoding ABC transporter substrate-binding protein has translation MRNKGLICLILIVVMMAVGCSSKDTQVETSKDGTKVQDNKGQEKDSDVDEKEGKENVHSDEDNKKEEIDDMTSASKKEDSKLEFDSIPEKVAVGTIGLTEIFDALTIDLVGVPSSKSHNIPERYADLPAIGMSMQPDMEKLKSLELDVFITDSALQDSLEESLKDKKIKAEFVKTSGYNDIIASIESIGKAFDKEDKANEIIGNMKKVEKEVMDKIEGKDSKKVMIIFGTPESFMLATDMSYIGDLANRMNLENITDDMDIKSPYLPFSIESVVAMNPDVILRFTHADPETSKKMFEKEFAENPVWNALDAVKNEQVFDLDPHYFGVVANIRCAEALEKLADMIYGE, from the coding sequence ATGAGAAATAAAGGTTTAATATGTTTGATATTAATAGTGGTGATGATGGCTGTAGGGTGTAGTTCTAAGGACACTCAAGTTGAAACGAGTAAAGATGGGACAAAGGTACAGGACAATAAGGGACAAGAAAAAGATAGTGATGTAGATGAAAAAGAAGGTAAAGAAAACGTACATAGTGATGAAGATAATAAAAAAGAAGAGATTGATGATATGACCAGCGCATCAAAAAAAGAAGATAGTAAACTGGAATTTGATTCAATACCTGAAAAAGTTGCAGTAGGAACAATAGGATTAACAGAAATATTTGATGCACTAACAATAGATTTAGTAGGGGTACCATCATCAAAATCTCATAATATACCAGAGCGTTACGCAGACCTTCCAGCTATTGGAATGAGTATGCAACCAGATATGGAAAAGCTGAAAAGTCTGGAACTTGATGTATTTATTACTGATAGTGCTTTACAAGATAGTTTAGAAGAAAGTCTAAAAGATAAGAAAATAAAAGCTGAATTTGTAAAAACTAGTGGATACAACGATATCATTGCTTCAATTGAATCTATTGGGAAAGCTTTTGACAAAGAAGATAAAGCAAATGAGATTATAGGTAACATGAAAAAAGTTGAAAAGGAAGTAATGGATAAGATAGAAGGTAAAGACAGTAAGAAAGTCATGATAATATTTGGAACACCTGAAAGTTTCATGTTAGCTACAGACATGTCATACATAGGAGATTTAGCCAATCGTATGAATCTGGAAAACATAACTGATGATATGGATATCAAAAGTCCTTATTTACCTTTTAGTATTGAATCAGTTGTTGCAATGAATCCAGATGTAATACTTAGATTCACTCATGCAGACCCAGAAACAAGTAAAAAAATGTTCGAAAAAGAGTTTGCAGAAAACCCAGTATGGAATGCTCTAGACGCAGTAAAAAATGAGCAGGTGTTTGACCTTGACCCACATTATTTTGGTGTAGTTGCCAATATAAGATGTGCGGAGGCTTTAGAAAAATTAGCTGACATGATTTATGGTGAATAG
- a CDS encoding nucleotide-binding protein, with product MKKIAIYGKGGIGKSTTVSNLSRALAATGKTVMQIGCDPKADSTKSLVGGKRIPTILHTLKEKKRATKLEDIMVIGDGGVLCLEAGGPTPGIGCAGRGIISAFELLEELNAYEIYKPDIVIYDVLGDVVCGGFAMPLRKGYSDEVFIVTSGEMMSMYAASNIAKAVRQFSNREYASLGGLILNAKNIENEGELVKKLSTELDTSIIQHIPRNPIVQKAENLGKTVVEAFPEDEMSKIYMDLAQKIIKEENDNEK from the coding sequence ATGAAAAAAATAGCAATCTATGGAAAAGGCGGTATTGGAAAATCTACTACAGTATCAAATTTGTCCAGAGCATTAGCTGCGACAGGAAAAACAGTAATGCAGATAGGATGTGATCCAAAAGCTGATTCTACGAAGAGTCTTGTAGGAGGAAAGAGAATTCCTACGATTCTACATACATTGAAAGAGAAGAAAAGAGCGACTAAGTTAGAGGATATTATGGTTATTGGTGACGGTGGAGTTTTATGTCTAGAAGCAGGAGGTCCAACACCAGGTATAGGCTGTGCTGGGAGAGGAATAATATCAGCATTTGAATTATTGGAAGAGCTTAATGCTTATGAAATCTATAAGCCTGACATAGTAATCTATGATGTTCTAGGGGATGTAGTTTGTGGTGGATTTGCCATGCCTCTTAGAAAAGGATATTCAGATGAAGTATTTATCGTAACAAGTGGTGAAATGATGAGTATGTATGCAGCCAGCAATATTGCCAAAGCAGTAAGGCAGTTCTCTAATCGTGAATATGCTTCTCTTGGCGGATTGATATTAAATGCTAAGAACATTGAAAACGAAGGTGAACTAGTTAAGAAATTAAGTACAGAACTGGATACATCAATTATTCAGCATATACCAAGGAATCCAATAGTACAAAAAGCAGAAAATCTGGGTAAGACTGTTGTAGAAGCTTTTCCAGAGGATGAAATGTCTAAAATATATATGGATTTAGCACAAAAGATTATTAAGGAGGAAAATGATAATGAGAAATAA
- a CDS encoding creatininase family protein, whose product MSRNIMELCWTQIEELDKEKTVMMIGIAPIEEHGRHLPTGVDVYETKHWIESSITKLENSFPEYTFLTMPMLPFGHGDIRGFVGNIHLSQKLIYQIVLEMLGGIAEWGIKNIVIISGHADPKHLIAIEQACDEINKIYQDVSFAPMGAIFSQDNITLDFKDDSNQLVKEKLGKYPNDFHGGWIETSNMLDICPGLVNDNYGNLPDISINEMEMIQPEIVSSKIKGQGHIGYPKESTMELGQVLNENMAERIKICVEAYLIRKDYKKYLHHKLYNIPALKVQGGK is encoded by the coding sequence ATGAGTAGAAATATTATGGAATTATGTTGGACACAAATTGAGGAGTTGGATAAAGAAAAAACGGTAATGATGATTGGAATTGCACCAATAGAAGAGCATGGTAGGCATCTTCCAACAGGTGTAGATGTATATGAAACAAAACATTGGATAGAAAGTTCAATAACCAAATTAGAGAACTCATTTCCAGAGTATACTTTTTTAACAATGCCAATGCTCCCTTTTGGACATGGTGATATAAGAGGATTTGTTGGAAACATTCATTTATCTCAAAAACTGATTTATCAAATAGTATTAGAAATGTTAGGTGGAATAGCTGAGTGGGGTATTAAAAATATAGTTATAATATCTGGACATGCAGATCCAAAACATCTTATAGCAATAGAGCAAGCATGTGATGAAATAAATAAAATATATCAAGATGTATCCTTTGCTCCCATGGGGGCGATATTCAGTCAAGATAACATCACTCTTGATTTTAAGGATGATTCAAATCAATTGGTAAAAGAAAAGTTAGGTAAGTATCCAAATGATTTCCATGGAGGATGGATAGAAACATCAAATATGCTAGATATATGTCCAGGTCTAGTTAATGACAACTATGGAAATCTTCCAGATATATCAATAAATGAAATGGAAATGATACAACCAGAAATAGTAAGCAGTAAAATAAAGGGACAAGGTCATATAGGATATCCAAAAGAGTCAACTATGGAACTGGGTCAAGTATTAAATGAAAATATGGCGGAAAGAATCAAGATATGTGTTGAAGCATATTTAATAAGAAAAGATTATAAAAAATATTTACATCATAAATTGTATAATATACCTGCATTAAAAGTACAAGGAGGAAAGTAG
- a CDS encoding fumarylacetoacetate hydrolase family protein has product MYLCTYEYEGKENVGIMIKDNVSIIPINKLIDESINDMNEFISIYSDKMVFLKKKVNEYSGNLISLNDVKVSSPIRYPRRDILCLGKNYKDHALEIKDFVKNKELIPKYPIYFTKRADRTIGTEDTILRHEQITNEIDYEVELAVIIGKDGINIDKKDVDEYIFGYTIVNDVSARDIQRKHEQWFRGKSLQTFCPMGPYIVTKDEIPSPVALDITCKVNDELRQSSNTKNMIFDIPHIISELSKGIELKTGDIIITGTPSGVGLGFNPPRYLKSGDKIECTIEKIGTLVNYME; this is encoded by the coding sequence ATGTATTTATGCACATATGAATATGAAGGTAAAGAAAATGTAGGTATAATGATAAAAGATAATGTATCCATTATTCCAATTAATAAGCTTATTGATGAATCCATCAATGATATGAATGAATTCATAAGTATTTATAGTGATAAGATGGTATTCTTGAAAAAGAAGGTTAATGAATACTCAGGTAATCTAATATCATTAAACGATGTAAAGGTCAGTTCACCTATTAGATACCCCAGAAGAGATATTCTGTGCTTAGGAAAGAATTATAAAGACCATGCTTTGGAAATAAAGGATTTTGTTAAGAACAAAGAACTCATTCCTAAGTATCCTATATATTTTACAAAAAGAGCTGATAGAACTATAGGTACAGAAGATACAATTCTTAGGCATGAGCAGATAACTAATGAAATAGATTATGAAGTTGAATTAGCTGTAATAATAGGTAAAGACGGTATTAATATAGATAAAAAAGATGTTGATGAGTATATTTTTGGATATACAATTGTTAATGATGTATCAGCTAGAGATATTCAGAGAAAACATGAACAGTGGTTTAGAGGTAAAAGTCTACAAACTTTCTGCCCTATGGGTCCATATATAGTAACTAAAGATGAGATACCTTCCCCTGTTGCACTAGATATTACCTGCAAAGTAAATGATGAACTTCGTCAATCATCTAATACAAAAAATATGATATTTGATATACCACACATCATATCTGAATTGTCAAAAGGAATAGAGTTAAAGACTGGTGATATCATAATAACAGGAACACCTTCGGGGGTAGGATTAGGGTTTAATCCTCCTAGATACTTAAAATCAGGAGATAAGATTGAATGTACAATAGAAAAAATAGGTACGTTAGTAAACTATATGGAATAA
- a CDS encoding ABC transporter ATP-binding protein yields the protein MKEDSSVSVNQYKRRSLPSRILIAVSVTIGIIPIIIVMRMVSLLSNNEITTKMIIILGGIICCCQVMKAVFYGLSMWKAHDFAFSVLSEIRINMIGHLKKLSFSFFQKRKIGDLTNIINHDVDQTELYLAHGLPEITIAMLIPFVIAVSLLIMDVRLGLALISTVPLVFLYQKILNKLIAGKFMHYAKSTKKMSEDLIEYIATIPVIKAFSKEEKRTKKLLDGMDDYISWVKKMTVSISFPMTFSTMLMEGGLVVLAIVGSILLKDNKIDVNTFVLAIILGGIFSNTFAKLPIFHHMSIIFKNALREINSVMGVKPNNTNEINSNIKSGDIEFKNVEFSYDEDKKILKDINLVFKKHSINAIVGASGSGKTTIANLIMGFWKPSGGMINIDGKDISKISEHDLSRLVSIVQQEAFLFNMSIEENLRIGKKEATKKEIIEAAKKAQIHNMIMSLPKGYNTIVGESGAKLSGGEKQRLSIARMILKNSPVIILDEATSAIDSANEHLIKKALDNLGKNKTIITIAHHLNTVINADQIFVMEDGRIVGNGSHEELLQDSKLYKKMIEEQACVDNWAIKEVVNS from the coding sequence ATGAAAGAAGATAGTAGCGTTTCAGTAAATCAGTACAAAAGGAGAAGTTTACCATCAAGAATATTGATAGCTGTAAGTGTAACAATTGGTATAATCCCAATAATTATAGTTATGAGGATGGTAAGTCTACTTTCAAATAACGAAATCACAACAAAGATGATTATTATACTTGGTGGAATTATATGTTGTTGTCAAGTTATGAAAGCAGTTTTTTATGGGTTATCCATGTGGAAAGCCCATGATTTCGCATTTTCAGTATTATCAGAAATCAGAATAAACATGATTGGACATTTGAAAAAATTATCTTTCAGTTTTTTTCAGAAAAGAAAAATTGGAGATTTGACAAATATTATAAATCATGATGTTGATCAGACAGAATTATATTTGGCACATGGATTGCCAGAAATAACTATAGCTATGCTAATACCTTTTGTCATAGCGGTCAGTTTGCTTATTATGGATGTGCGTCTGGGATTGGCTTTGATATCAACTGTACCACTAGTGTTTTTGTACCAAAAAATACTCAACAAACTTATTGCAGGTAAATTTATGCATTATGCTAAAAGTACTAAAAAGATGTCAGAAGATCTAATAGAGTATATAGCTACCATTCCAGTTATAAAAGCATTTAGTAAGGAAGAGAAAAGAACCAAAAAATTACTGGATGGTATGGATGATTATATCTCATGGGTAAAGAAAATGACTGTTAGTATCTCTTTTCCTATGACTTTTTCAACAATGCTTATGGAAGGTGGTCTTGTAGTATTGGCAATTGTGGGTTCCATATTGTTGAAAGATAATAAGATAGATGTTAATACTTTTGTTTTAGCAATAATCCTAGGTGGAATCTTTAGTAATACTTTTGCTAAACTTCCTATATTCCATCATATGAGTATTATTTTTAAAAACGCCCTAAGAGAAATCAACTCTGTAATGGGAGTAAAACCAAATAATACTAATGAGATAAATAGTAATATAAAATCTGGTGACATAGAATTTAAGAATGTTGAATTTAGTTATGATGAGGACAAAAAAATACTTAAAGATATTAATTTAGTTTTCAAAAAACATTCAATTAATGCAATTGTAGGAGCGTCTGGTTCAGGGAAAACAACTATCGCTAATCTAATAATGGGATTTTGGAAGCCAAGTGGTGGAATGATAAATATTGATGGTAAAGATATCAGCAAGATCAGTGAACATGATTTGTCTAGACTAGTATCAATTGTCCAGCAGGAAGCTTTTTTATTTAACATGAGTATAGAAGAAAACCTTAGGATAGGAAAGAAAGAGGCTACCAAAAAAGAAATCATAGAAGCAGCTAAAAAAGCTCAGATTCACAATATGATTATGAGTCTTCCAAAAGGTTATAATACAATAGTTGGTGAATCAGGAGCTAAGCTGTCAGGAGGAGAAAAACAAAGATTATCTATAGCAAGAATGATACTCAAAAACTCTCCTGTCATTATATTAGATGAGGCAACTTCAGCTATTGACTCAGCCAATGAACATCTGATTAAGAAAGCATTAGATAACTTAGGTAAAAATAAAACAATCATTACGATTGCTCATCATCTTAATACTGTAATAAATGCAGATCAAATCTTTGTTATGGAAGATGGTAGGATTGTGGGTAATGGTAGTCATGAAGAACTACTTCAAGATAGTAAGTTATATAAGAAGATGATTGAAGAACAAGCCTGTGTAGACAACTGGGCAATTAAGGAGGTAGTAAATTCATGA
- a CDS encoding ABC transporter ATP-binding protein gives MISTIFRYMTRKGKSMLILSIISFTVKSLLGASMMLVILDMLNKIIDGRTDNLHMYWIALAVIILLNGLFNTIADLAKHFSGFEIAAKIRTKVTLRLKQFSLGFYSKERLGEISTVIHKDVDNIESITAHMWSRMFSDFITAIIIGGLLFAINWKMGLAMISFLPIGLLLLIKGIKSTSKLEEDTQDNLADMVSLFVEYTKGIPLLKAFNESETFENKLKDSTNRFGESSKRLSKSIAKYIGKYFLFLELSFGVLAIVGAFMVFYGQLDVSNYIIFIIFSKEFYKPFTNIESHWLNYIKVKDSYSRVMAIMDAKVIEEVDQPKKMDGFDIRFNNVYFNYEKDEFQLSNVNLSIDEGNMVALVGPSGSGKTTITNLLLRFWDPQQGEIRIGGNDTREIDYDELLSNISIVMQNVILFSDSIYENIKVGKNDATREEIIEAAKKAEIHDFIKSLPEGYGTRLGENGVGLSGGQKQRLSIARAFLKDAPIVILDEMTSNVDPINERKIQKAISNLAADRTVIVIAHHLKTIRSADKIVVFNKGKIVETGSHDELLNSNGLYRKLWDAQKSAETRNLCSA, from the coding sequence ATGATATCAACTATTTTTAGATATATGACTAGAAAAGGTAAAAGTATGCTTATATTATCAATAATATCCTTTACAGTGAAATCTCTATTAGGTGCATCTATGATGTTGGTCATTTTGGATATGCTTAATAAAATAATAGATGGTAGGACAGACAATCTTCATATGTATTGGATAGCTCTTGCAGTTATAATATTATTAAACGGATTGTTTAATACAATAGCAGACCTTGCAAAACATTTCAGTGGTTTTGAAATTGCTGCAAAAATAAGAACTAAGGTAACATTAAGATTAAAACAATTTTCTCTAGGATTCTATTCTAAGGAAAGGCTGGGAGAGATTAGTACGGTTATCCATAAAGATGTGGATAATATTGAAAGCATTACAGCTCATATGTGGTCAAGAATGTTCAGCGATTTTATTACAGCTATCATTATTGGAGGCTTGCTTTTTGCTATTAATTGGAAGATGGGATTGGCAATGATTTCATTTTTGCCTATAGGTCTATTGCTATTGATAAAAGGAATAAAATCAACTAGTAAATTAGAAGAAGATACTCAGGATAATCTTGCTGATATGGTTAGCTTATTTGTAGAGTATACTAAAGGAATTCCTCTATTAAAAGCTTTCAATGAAAGTGAAACATTTGAAAACAAACTAAAAGACAGTACTAATAGGTTTGGTGAAAGCAGTAAGAGATTATCTAAATCCATAGCAAAATATATAGGAAAATATTTTTTGTTTTTAGAACTATCATTTGGGGTATTAGCGATTGTAGGAGCATTTATGGTATTCTATGGGCAGCTGGATGTATCTAACTATATAATTTTTATAATTTTCAGCAAAGAATTCTATAAGCCATTTACAAATATTGAATCTCATTGGCTTAATTATATTAAAGTCAAAGATAGTTATAGTAGAGTAATGGCAATAATGGATGCTAAAGTTATTGAGGAAGTGGATCAACCTAAGAAAATGGATGGGTTTGATATAAGGTTTAATAATGTCTATTTCAATTATGAAAAAGACGAATTTCAATTAAGTAACGTTAATCTAAGCATTGATGAAGGTAATATGGTTGCACTAGTAGGACCTTCTGGTTCAGGAAAGACAACTATCACTAATTTATTATTAAGATTTTGGGATCCTCAACAAGGAGAAATAAGAATAGGTGGAAATGATACAAGAGAGATTGACTATGATGAGCTACTATCAAATATAAGTATTGTAATGCAGAACGTAATATTATTCTCAGATTCAATATATGAGAACATTAAAGTTGGTAAAAATGATGCAACAAGAGAAGAGATCATAGAAGCGGCTAAAAAAGCTGAGATACATGATTTCATTAAATCTCTGCCAGAGGGATATGGTACAAGATTAGGAGAAAATGGTGTAGGTTTATCGGGAGGTCAGAAACAGAGACTTTCTATAGCTAGAGCCTTTCTAAAAGATGCTCCTATTGTAATCCTTGATGAAATGACAAGTAATGTTGACCCTATAAATGAAAGAAAAATACAAAAGGCCATAAGCAATCTGGCGGCTGATAGGACGGTTATAGTAATAGCCCACCATCTAAAAACTATTAGAAGTGCAGATAAAATAGTGGTATTCAATAAAGGTAAAATAGTTGAAACGGGTAGTCATGATGAACTACTTAACAGTAATGGATTATATAGGAAATTATGGGATGCACAGAAAAGTGCTGAAACTAGAAATTTGTGTAGTGCATAG
- a CDS encoding FecCD family ABC transporter permease: MVKNWLKSKLIIIIGVLILSILLGICLGSVRISLDDIIKSLFSDEYTVKKAIISDIRLPRVWIAVFVGANLSASGALLQAVMRNPLADPGITGVSAGASLFAIIILLLFPSYVSLVPIAAFVGGVIACGIVYGLAWKGGGIEPIRIVLAGVAVNAILGGATGLLSLLNSDKIQGVMLWTNGSLSRVSWMDVKLLGIYSIVGIILALICIRAANVLQLGDDVAKNLGYNVNLTRILISLVAVYLAGISVAFVGIIGFVGLVVPHISRLLFGSDYKWLLPVSMLMGGAVLVIADTLARMIAAPIELPVGTMMAMLGGPFFLYLLRRGAKR; encoded by the coding sequence ATGGTAAAAAATTGGCTAAAATCAAAATTGATAATTATTATTGGTGTGCTTATTTTATCAATTTTACTTGGTATATGTTTAGGAAGTGTAAGGATATCTTTAGATGATATTATTAAGAGCCTTTTCAGTGACGAATATACTGTAAAAAAAGCTATTATTAGTGACATAAGACTTCCGAGAGTATGGATAGCTGTTTTTGTCGGTGCTAATTTATCAGCTAGTGGAGCACTTCTACAAGCTGTTATGAGGAACCCATTGGCTGACCCTGGTATTACTGGGGTTTCAGCTGGTGCTAGTCTATTTGCAATTATAATCTTGTTGCTATTTCCAAGTTATGTGTCACTAGTTCCAATAGCTGCTTTTGTTGGTGGTGTTATAGCTTGTGGGATTGTTTATGGGTTGGCATGGAAAGGTGGAGGAATTGAACCTATTAGAATTGTATTAGCTGGTGTAGCCGTCAATGCTATTCTAGGTGGGGCAACTGGTCTCCTTTCACTCCTTAATTCAGACAAAATACAAGGTGTCATGTTATGGACCAATGGCTCATTATCTAGAGTATCATGGATGGATGTAAAGCTTCTTGGCATTTATTCGATTGTTGGTATCATATTAGCGCTGATATGTATCAGAGCAGCTAATGTATTACAGCTTGGCGATGATGTAGCTAAGAATCTAGGATATAACGTAAATTTAACAAGAATACTTATCTCTCTTGTAGCTGTTTATCTAGCAGGTATAAGCGTTGCTTTTGTTGGGATAATTGGATTTGTAGGATTAGTTGTACCTCATATAAGCAGGTTGCTATTTGGTTCTGACTATAAATGGTTGTTGCCTGTAAGTATGCTCATGGGAGGAGCGGTTCTAGTTATTGCAGATACATTGGCTAGAATGATAGCGGCACCTATTGAATTGCCTGTTGGAACAATGATGGCAATGTTAGGTGGTCCATTCTTTTTATATTTACTAAGAAGGGGTGCTAAAAGGTGA
- a CDS encoding helix-turn-helix transcriptional regulator — translation MNIFLSNNNNIIYPHLNHVLKSYYYTTGYSVYAYNDTGKIIDKITKDDYADVNNYMDNLAGSVIANYLHNTSLSPRDSLIYELYKNTYTIIAPVLRDNMLIAFLMMEPFTIINLSTIDKKCYFEKYCKATKIPITYSTFKNFNYIHNNRLNYLGQLFYHLMSKSIYIGCQHFRPMETMNSTKWGKALPLDSYNYTNGFINFPSVKQICDYLVIKDIENALKSYNTIQIFLELPYQNKCNIKMLKYQLVAFTTVIQYHLCIHFKELKTQLHKISNTCILNIDQHYDYSTLFQIGELIIKEFFGVIKNYDSIELSPNILQVLKYIHTNYMNNIKLGDIAKSIPMNESYLSAQFKQEYHISLKQYLNQYRINQATILIKNSNYNLTEIALKVGFESTNYFSTVFKKHLKMTPSQYYKKYRDDI, via the coding sequence ATGAATATTTTTTTATCTAATAACAATAACATTATCTATCCGCATCTCAATCATGTACTGAAAAGTTATTATTATACTACTGGATATAGTGTTTACGCATATAATGATACTGGAAAAATAATAGATAAAATAACTAAGGATGATTATGCAGACGTAAATAATTATATGGACAACTTAGCTGGGAGTGTAATTGCCAACTATTTACATAATACTTCTTTATCACCACGAGATTCATTAATATATGAATTATATAAAAATACATACACTATAATAGCTCCTGTTTTAAGAGATAATATGCTTATAGCTTTCTTAATGATGGAACCTTTTACAATTATAAATCTTTCTACAATAGATAAAAAATGTTATTTTGAAAAGTATTGTAAGGCTACAAAAATACCTATTACCTACTCTACTTTCAAAAACTTTAATTATATACATAATAACAGACTTAATTATCTAGGACAATTATTCTATCATTTGATGTCTAAAAGCATCTATATAGGATGTCAGCATTTTAGACCTATGGAAACTATGAATAGTACGAAATGGGGTAAAGCCCTACCTCTTGATTCTTACAATTATACAAATGGTTTTATTAATTTTCCATCTGTCAAGCAGATATGTGATTACTTGGTCATAAAAGATATTGAGAACGCACTGAAATCATATAATACTATACAGATATTTTTAGAGCTACCTTACCAAAATAAATGTAATATAAAAATGCTAAAATATCAATTAGTAGCATTTACTACAGTTATACAGTATCATCTGTGCATTCATTTTAAAGAGCTGAAAACCCAATTACATAAGATTTCCAATACTTGTATTTTAAATATTGACCAGCATTATGATTATAGTACCTTGTTTCAAATTGGAGAGTTGATAATAAAAGAATTCTTTGGTGTGATAAAAAATTATGATTCAATAGAATTATCTCCGAACATACTTCAAGTATTAAAGTATATACATACAAATTATATGAATAATATAAAATTAGGTGATATAGCAAAGAGTATTCCCATGAACGAAAGCTACCTATCAGCTCAATTCAAGCAAGAATATCATATATCATTAAAACAGTATTTGAATCAGTATCGTATCAATCAAGCTACCATACTGATTAAGAATTCAAATTATAACCTGACTGAAATAGCGTTAAAAGTTGGATTTGAGTCAACTAATTATTTTTCGACTGTGTTCAAAAAACATCTAAAAATGACACCAAGTCAATATTACAAAAAATATCGTGATGATATTTGA
- a CDS encoding MerR family transcriptional regulator, whose product MYTIGEFAIIVKLNKKTIRYYDEIGLFQPAYIDPNNQYRYYKREQINDLNRIIKLKETGISLEQIKHITTDSEDVSIKDIYNKRLSEIEFEIEKLKKQQDNIKTLLSTSHAERNVNKEFDISKEYYIEKGLIVYQKTEKQEDIHDIINNFYNYVGNKVTLSSGHFFKRSLDDNADGISEIFAYTTNVSEELDIKTQTKELCLRTLCDSIENRDLAYASLFDYAKNNNIVIGSIYERYKINAGKMQIEIMFEIV is encoded by the coding sequence ATGTATACCATAGGTGAATTTGCTATCATAGTTAAGCTGAATAAAAAAACTATAAGATATTACGATGAAATAGGTTTGTTTCAACCAGCTTATATAGACCCTAATAATCAATATCGTTATTATAAAAGAGAACAAATCAATGATTTAAATAGAATTATAAAATTAAAGGAAACTGGTATCTCCCTAGAACAAATAAAACATATAACCACAGATTCAGAAGATGTATCAATCAAAGATATATACAATAAAAGATTATCAGAAATAGAATTTGAAATTGAAAAACTAAAAAAGCAGCAAGACAATATTAAAACTCTCTTATCAACTTCTCATGCAGAAAGGAATGTTAATAAAGAATTTGATATTTCTAAAGAATATTACATTGAAAAAGGATTAATAGTATACCAAAAAACAGAAAAGCAAGAAGATATTCATGACATCATCAACAATTTCTATAATTATGTAGGTAATAAAGTAACACTTAGTTCAGGACATTTCTTCAAGAGGTCTCTGGATGATAATGCAGATGGCATCAGTGAAATATTCGCCTATACAACTAATGTATCAGAAGAATTAGATATCAAAACACAAACAAAAGAACTTTGCTTAAGAACATTGTGTGATTCAATCGAAAATAGAGATCTAGCATATGCCTCTTTATTTGATTATGCGAAAAATAATAATATTGTAATAGGCTCCATATATGAAAGATATAAAATCAATGCTGGCAAGATGCAGATAGAAATAATGTTTGAGATTGTATAA
- a CDS encoding MarR family winged helix-turn-helix transcriptional regulator: MKKNMEEAIEKFMTMTEKISNCGKNPRNYGTDVDIYRSEIHIIKLIGDYANLHVSEIARKFGVTKGAVSQSLKKLERKGLVEKYLDETNNTRLLVKLTDKGQKAYLSHEEHHKVSDKDILQYLDELSDHELEIVVTFIEKTSEMAERHL, from the coding sequence ATGAAGAAGAATATGGAAGAAGCAATTGAAAAATTTATGACTATGACAGAAAAAATATCTAATTGTGGTAAAAATCCTCGTAATTATGGAACAGATGTAGACATATATAGAAGTGAAATCCATATAATTAAATTAATAGGAGATTATGCTAATCTACATGTTTCAGAAATAGCGAGAAAATTTGGAGTTACTAAGGGAGCAGTCTCACAGTCTCTTAAAAAGCTAGAAAGAAAGGGGTTAGTTGAAAAGTACCTTGACGAGACAAATAATACAAGGTTGTTAGTAAAATTAACAGATAAAGGTCAGAAAGCGTATTTAAGCCATGAAGAACATCACAAAGTATCTGATAAAGATATATTACAATATCTAGACGAATTAAGTGACCATGAATTAGAAATAGTGGTAACTTTTATTGAAAAAACCAGTGAGATGGCAGAAAGGCATCTATAA